A window of Fibrobacter sp. UWB15 genomic DNA:
ACGCGCTTTGCGGCCGTAATCTGCAAAAAAGCGCTCACGTGACTCTTGAGGACCTGGGGAGTAAGGGTATCACCCACGATTCCGCGAATACCCGAAATAGAACGCATCAGTTTGGACATAAGAATCTCCGTTTTTTTGAGCATAATTATAAAAAAATTTAGGCCCCCCTCTTCATTTTTGTACACAAATTATAAACTTTTTGCATTTTTTTAATTATATTAAGGAAGGGGATAATTATGGAACCGACTTTTGAACTGACAGCGGTTTATGCTACAAATATATTCGGCATAGTCCTGCTAGGCGTTTTGCTGGCAGGCAACATTTGGCGATTTAGAGAAAAGGGTTCGGAAAACGCCTATCTCCAATTGTTGTTGCTTTTCACGTTCTGCACTTGCGTACTGGACCCCATCGCATACACCGCTGACGGTCGCCCCGGAACGATTGCCCGCATATTCGTTTACGGCGGCAACGAGCTTCTTTACCTCACCAACATGTTTAGCGGATTATTCTGGCTCCTGTTCCTTGCCGAACACCTGAACTACCGATTTTCGACAGCCCACCGCAACACTCTCGGTTTCGCCATCGTTCTTGGGTTGGTACTTGTCATTCTCAACAATTTCATTCCGATCATATTCGAAGTCTCTGCAAACAACGTCTATACCCGCAAATACTTCTGGATCTACACCATTATAGATTACGGGCTCTTGCTGGACAGCCTTATCATCTACTTCATTTGCAAGCACAAGGGTGGTCCTCTCAAGTCCTTCCCCATCTGGATTTTCTTTGCCCCGATTATTGCAGGCACTATCGCCCAATCCCTCTTTTACGGAATCTCCGCAATTTCTTCGTGCACGGCAATTGCCATTGCGGGCGTATTCTCCTCGATCCACGGCGAACGCGTCTACAGGGACAAGCTCACCAACGTATACAATTTCGCCTACCTGGCAATCCTTGGGCGCGAATACAAGAAAAAAAATGACCTGCATGTCACAGGCATTCTCGTAAACATCAATGGTTTCAAGAAAATCAACCAGGACTACGGCAGAGTCACAGGCAATAAGGTTCTTGTGCAAATGACCAAAATCCTGAACCGCGCCGTAGGTGAACTCGGACTCATCGTCCGCTATTCCAGCGACGAATTTATCGTATTCATCAACACCACCAACGAGATGGCGGTGAGCATGTGCATCACCCGCATCAGGTCAAGCCTAAACGAACTCAACACCTTTAGCAATTCCTACAAGCTTACCACTTGCATTTGCAGCCAAAGTTTCGACCCCTCTAAAAGCATGGATGATTTTATCGACGAAATCACAAGGGCCATGCTAGAAGAAAAAACAAGCTATTACACGCAGTTGCAATACAACCGCCGCGACGACAATCTTTAATTTAACAGTTTGAGGCTACTTTAGAGCAGCCTTGATTTCTTCAATAGAATTTACGACCGTCTGCTTGTTGTTCCAGATACGGGCGAAGCTCTTGCCGTAGTGTTCCACCACAACACGGTTGTCCAGAATCAGCACCTTGCCGCAGTCTTCTTCGGAGCGGATTAGGCGGCCAAAACCCTGGCGCAGTTCCATGTAGGCTTCAGGAACGAAATATTCCTTGAAGGCATTCTTGCCTTCGGCCTTCATCTTATTGCTAATACCTGCCACCAGCGGATCCACCGGATTGGGGAATGGCAACTTCGGAATCACCAGGAGCTTGAGAGCATCACCCGGGAAGTCCACGCCTTCCCACAAGCTCTGGCAACCAAGCAGGCACGCGCCGCGGGACTTGCGGAACATGGACACGAGGCCATCCAGCGAGCCGTCCACATGCTGGCACAGCAGCAACTTGTTCTTTTCGGCAAAAAGCGGAGCCAAGGCCGTCTGCGCCCTCATCATCGCAGAAACACTGGTAAAGAGGACCATGGTATTTTCTTCGACTTCGGGGAGTACTGCGCAAAGGGTGCCGTTCACGGCATCGTTGTATTCCGGCAACGAGGGCTTGGGCAGGTACTTTGCAAGAATGACCGAGCGGCGGTCATCTTTATTGGCGGACTCGGTATAGACTCTCAAGAAAGGTGTTTTCTTGCCATCCAAGGAATCCATACCCATCTTTTGTACAAAGTAATTCAAATCACCCTGCACCGAAAGTGTTGCCGACGTAAAGGTCGCCGACTTGATCCACGGATAGAATTTTTCTTTCCAAGTCGCGCTGGCGTCGAGAGGCGAAGCGTGCAGTTTGATGGTATGGGGGTTGAAGGGCTCCTCCATGTAGAATACCCAATCTTCGCGGCCCGCCTTCACCACAAATTCAAAATCCTGCAAGAAGCGGGAAAGCTCCGTCATGCGGCCGCCAATATCGCTCAACAGGCCCGAAAGGCTCTTGTCGGCAGAAAGAGCCGAAGCAAGGTTTTCAGCCTGCTTGATTGCATTCAAGCCCTGGTCCATAAAGGATGCAGGATCGGCATCGTATTCGGCCATGATGCCCGAAGCGTAAGTAAAGCCGTTACGAGTATTTTTTTGCTTGGCAAGTTTTTTGCCAATCTTCATGAAGAAACGGTGCAAAGCCTTTTCCGTTTCAGAAAGGGATTCCGTCAAGTTCACGCAACTTGCATGGAGTTCCGTTTCTTCAACCGGAATTCGCTTTTCCAGTTCAGCCACAAGGCCGTCGCGGTTTTCCACTTCGTGACCCTTGGAAGGAACCAGCGTCTTGATAATGTTGCGCAACGCGAAGAACGAAACGGTACGGCCTAAAGCCTGACGGCTCACCTGCGGAAGTCGATGGGCTTCGTCAAATACAATATGTTCGTACAGCGGAAGCAGTGCAAAGTCCAGCGCCATGTCCGCAAGGAACAGAGAATGGTTCACCAGTACCAAGTTGGAATTCATGGCGCGGCGCTTGGCAGCGAGAGCCGGGCACTTGATGTAATGGGGGCACTTTTCACCCAAACAGGATTTTGCAGAGCTGGCCAGTTTGGACCAAAGCACGCGATTGCGTCCTTGACTAAAGGAATTGCATTCGTTCACGTCGCCCGTTTCGGTCGTAAACACCCAAGGCACAATCGCCATGAAGGAATCCCGCTCGTCGGCAAGCAACAAGTTCTGCGGCGCCTTCAAAATTTCTTCGAACTTGCGCAAGCACAAGTAATTTTCGCGGCCCTTGAGTACGGCTGCTTTCAGCTTGCCATCAAACAGGCTTGCGACCAGCGGAATATCTTTATTCCAAAGTTGTTCCTGCAGTGCCCGGGTCGCAGTGCTTATCACCACGCGCTCCCCCGACACCGCCTTACAGGCGGCCGACACCAGGTAAGCCAGCGACTTGCCCGAACCGGTCGGGGCTTCAAGCACGCAGAGGCCGCCCTTGTGCATGTTGCGTTCTACGACAGAGGCGTAATCTTGCTGATTGTGGCGGGACTGGTAATTTTCCACTTTGGTAGAAAGGAGGCCGCCCTCTTTGAAGAATTCACTGACGCGCGGGGCACGTTCTTTTATCGGTGCATTTTCCAGCGGAACATCCGGCAACTTGTACTGCGGAAGTTCGCAAGCCCCTTCCGATTCGTTCCAGACTAGCGCCCAGTCCGAACCCCTGGCCACTTTTGCAAGCGCTTCCACAAGCCACGGGTCCGAACCCGCAATCTTGTCCAGCGCCATTACAAAGAGCTCGCCACACGCAATGGCATCGGGCAAGGCGCGGTGCGCGCGGCTTCGCTCAATGCCCAGTTCCTGCACCAAAGTATCCAGGCGGTGATTCGGCACATTCTGATAGGCAATGCGGGAAACCGTCAGGGAGTCCCATACTGGATGGTTTTCAAAAGAGATGCCGACCTTGGCAAAAGTCTGCTTCAAGAATTTGGAATCAAACATGGCGTTGTGCGCCACAATCGGCAACTCGCCAATGAAAGCATAAATCTTCTGCGCGACAGCCGCGAAGGGCTCCGCATTTTCCAAGTCAGCGTTGCTAATACCCGTAAGGCTTTCAATAAAGGGGCGGAGCGTCACACTCGTCGGCTTAACCAAATAATCGACCGATTCTGTTTCGACGCCGTTTTCGAAGCGCACCAACGCCACCTCGATGATTTCGTCTTTTTCAAAATCAAGGCCCGTTGTTTCCAAGTCAATTGCAACGAATGATTTATTTTCCATTTGATTCCTCGTAAAACTATACCGCTACAGCGCAGGGATTTCTTGCACTAAACTATCTAGCGCATTTTCGCCGTTCTTAATCTTGAGCGTATCGCTAATGGCACGCCAAGCCGACCCATAACGCAACGGTTCCACAGAGCCCGCATCGGGCAACTCCTTGCCTTCTTCGGGGAAATAATAGTCCATCAGATAATCGCCTTCCACAAGGTCGCCAAAGCGGAAGCTTCCGTCGGCATTGCAATGTTCCAGATAATACTGATTCGTTTCTGCAGAAAGTAGGCGAACCATGGTTTTCGGATTTGCATTGGGAATTCTTCCGTTCAGTTTTGCAAGCTTGAGCTTGCTTACCGTTTCGAACTTTTGCAGCTTCTGGTACTTAAGTTCGATTACCGTATCGCGCTTTCCGTTGCTATCGGCAGCGGCCAATGTCGTATCCATATAACCCATCAAGAAGTTTACCGACATGTCAGTCTGCCAAGGGGCAGTCTTTTCGACGGCAAAGCGTACCGGGTCAAGTCGCTTGACTTGCACCTGGGTCGTGTCCTTGTTGATTGCGATATAGAAGGTTTCCGTCAGCGAATCCAGCTTCGGTCTGTTGAAGTACACGATCAAAGAATCGTCCGGGAACAGCGCCTTCGCCTTGGAATTCGTCTTGACGCCAGAAACCTTGGGCGGCAATGTATCGCCTTCCATCTTCTTCCATTCCCATTCCACTTCGTTGCGGAGCGTATCGAGCGGACGGAACATGGAATCCTTCGCAGTAGCACAAACGAACTTGTAAAGCACCTCGCTTTTAGGGGCCGGATCAAAATAGAACTGCGGACGATTGGAACTTGCGCCCAGGTAAACCAACTTCGGGTAAAGTTTCTTGTTGTCGGGAGAAATCAAATGACAGTTCGAGGGTTCCGCAAAGGTGGAATCAAAATACACGCCACGGGTAAAGTTCGCCTCCAGCACATTCACAAAGGGCTGGTTTACCGATTCCAATTCCAACTTGGTGGTATCCATATCAGCGACGGCAATCCACAGCGTATCGGATGTTTCGGCAGTCAAATTCAAGTCACCCGTCCAAAGGCCCACCTGTTCGGTGGAAAGTTCAATTTTCTGGTTTCCGTTACCATCTACAAACGCAACCACGCGGTATTGCCCCGCCTTAAGTCCCGTCAAGGTAAAGTGGCCGGCACTGTCGGCGCGAGTCACGTAGAGCGGAGGTTCCTTAAGCAGCTGCGGTTCCTTGCTGATTTCCTTAGTCGTGGTATCGCGGTACTTCTCAAGATAATGCTTAGAGGCACGATTTTCTCCCAACAAGAATAGACCGATACTGGGATATTCTTTTTTGCGTGCCATAGCCTGGTTCACCAGCACGCGGCCAGAAACCGTCAACGAATCGATAATCGCACCCGTCGAGAACACCACCTGGAAAGGTTTTGCCAAGGCGTTACCGTGCAAGTCCTTGATGCCGCCGGCAAAAGTAATCGTATAAGTCGTACCCGTATCAAGTACCGCTCGCGACGAAAGCACCAACGTTTTTCCGCTTACTTCAAAGCGCAATTTCTTGTCGATCGGCGGAGAAATGGAAACGGCGCTGCGAGGAATCGATGCATTAATCCATTCGTCGAACTCCAGCTTCACCATGAGTTCGTTGGGATGGTTCGTTGTATTCGGCGCAGGGTAAACGCCCGCTACACGCGGCGGCAGTTTATCTTCGGGGCCGCCACTAGGCGCCACCTGGGTGGCGCATGCCACCAACAGAGCCGACGCCAAGCCCGCAACAACAGCACCGTATTTCAACAACGAAAACTTCATCAATCAATCATCTGGATAATTTTGCCGAGGCGTCCCCAACGAATGCGGAACGGAAGTCTCCACCACGTAAACGGATTCTTGAGGGCAAAGGCTTCGTCATCGTTTTCAAACGAGAAGTAAATCACGAAGGCCTTCGCACGGATATTGCGGAGCGAAACAAAGCCCCAATAACGGCTGTCGGCAGAATTGTCGCGGTTGTCGCCCATCATAAAGAACTGCGGCGTCTTGACAACATAGCTTTGAATAGGCTTACCCCCTACCAGCAGCTGGCGGCGGATTTCAAATTTGGACTTTGCCGGAGCATCCAGGGTATCGCCTGCAATGCCTTCCACGGTAGTAGCGCCATCTTGCGGAGCATCAACATCCACCAGCTCCACGGTTCCGGCATTGTCTTCTTCGGCCTGGTTCAACAAGGCTACGTTGCCTTCCAGATCGCGCAACAGAGAACCTTCAAAAGAGATGTAGCTCACCGGGCGCATAAAACCGCCCTGGACATTCGGGTCGATCATCGGCAGGTACGCCATTCGGGCGAGTTCCTTAAAGAAATTGAACGACATCACGCCCGAAATCGTATCGCCTTGGGTAAGGCGCTGCTGCAGCACCGTACGGTTCCTGCTGAAGAATTCATTCAACGCAAGGCCGCGATCGTTTTCGACAGGTATCTTGAAGTTTTCAAAATCATAATTGTTGACTTCTACGGAATCCTTCCACAACGAAATATCCAGCGTCACCGTTTCGTCGGGATTTTCCTGTGCCACCAGCGAACGCAGCCACCACAGTTTTTCAAGCGGCATGTCACTTACCGTAAAGCTGTCGCCCACAGACGGCACCACAAACGCTTCGCGTTCATCGCGGGGCGAGAACGTTCTGGCCGACGCCGTGTACTTGCCGCGCCCCGGCAAAGAATTTTGCAATTCTCCATTCACAAAGAGACGGCCCTTGTGAACGGCAACCGTATCACCGCTCACCGCCACACAGCGCTTGATATAATCCTTCGGTCCATCGGCGTAGTGAATCAAGTGCGGTTGCCCGGCACCGGGCTGATGGTCCCAATAAAGGTTGCCGAACATGAGCGCGTTAAACAAGTGCGTATAACGCTGCGGATTGCCATCAGGATATTCCGGCTCGCCCGGGTAGCGGAAAATCACCACATCGCCCTTGGCTGGGTATGCATATCCCGGGAATTTCTGATTGCTAAACGGAATCGGCGAACCGTAAGTGAACTTGAGGCCCAGCAAAAAGTCACCCGTATGCAAGGTATCTTCCATGGACCCGCTCGGAATCTGGAACGCCTGAATCACATACTGAATTACAATCAACGCGAGCGCCACCGGGACAATGATTTCCCGAAGCAGGCCCTTCAAAAATTTCTTCGCCGAAAACGGCTGTTTTTCGTTATCCATAGAAATCCGAATCTAAAGTCAAGAATTATGGATACAATTTAGAAAAATCGCCGCCATTAGTTGTCTTTAACACAGCGAACCAGGGACGGACTGTACTTTATTTTTGTCATATAATCTAATCCACCAGTCCTAACTACAGCAACATTCGCTCGAGTAGGAGCCCTGAGAAACAAATCATCCGTTTCATCTACCACCCACATATAATCCATAGAGATTTTTTTTATAGACGACACAGAATCAATGCCGGCAACAGTATCACGAGCTACAGCCAACTCGTTTCGCGTCATAAAATGTATACCGACAATATCGTCATCACCATAGGTTTTCGAAAAGCCTTGCAAGCGATAATAAATCTTATCGGTCAATTTCTGTTTAATCTCATCATATCGCGGAATATGCCAACCCTCCATGCATGCACCCTGGACAACCGTATTCGATTTTATAACAGAGCCTTTGGCAAATCCCTTTTCATACTTTTCATCAAGGTTCATTGCTACAATCCAAGGGTAATACACCAATTCATCCGCTTCCACTTCTTCGACCGGATAAATACTCCTTTCTACATACACGGTCTTTCCTTTAGGAACATACCTCAACGGTTCAGCCATCCATGTAACGCCATCAATGGTAATCGCCGCATATTCCTTGCCGTCACGTTTGTCAGTCACATGGAATGTATCGGCAGGAACCCATCGACCACCAAGGCACACACTATTCGTAACTCCGTTGTATTCAACAAGACCCTCATTATCTTCATTACACTCACTCATGTATTTTGAATAATCCTTCGTGATCCAGGTTCCGCGACCATTACATGCAACATATGAGGAATCTCGCAGAACCACGACTGAATCTTTTATAGCTTTATGACAATATGTACCAGCCAACGAATCGGCCTCTCTATAACGATACCAGTTGTTTCTCGGGGTAGTGTTTAAAGTGGTATCACAAACAAATCTCAGCCCATAATAAACCGTATCAGTTCCATGGAGTTCACCTTCACAATTTCCAAACACTTTCTTATAATCATTTGACATTATAGGGAACGTGGACAAATAGGATCCTCTACAAGTGTATGTTGTGTCCCCATAGAATAAGACAAAGTTCTTCCCCGTTTCACAAACTTCATACTTCTGTTCAACTATATGAAGTTTTCGATTTTCCCAGGTTCCATCACTACAGAAACATCCTGAATCTGCATACAATTCCGTACGGTCTTTTTCCTTGACGCACAACCCGAACTTTGCTTCGCAGACTCCCAGTTTTCGGTTACTCCAATAGCCCTGCTTGCAGCTATAATAGGTACCGTCTTCCGTGATGGCATACACCGTATCCAGACCACAGGCACCATATTTAAGTTCGGCATCGGTAGCTTCCCTAAATTCTAGTTCGTTGCTTTTTACAGAACAAATATACTTGACCCCGTTCATGGAATACATCTTGCCGTAATTTTTCATGTTGCAGCTTACCGAGTCTGTCTGGTCATCAAACAGTTTATGCTCTATAAGTTGCCAACTCTTGGTCATGACATTGCACCAGTATTCCTTATGACCTATGTATACCGTCGAATCATATACGACATTTTTACTAAAGGAGTTACAAAGAGGCAAAATGGACGTATCGTTTTCCTTTTTCCATTCGTGGTTTTCTCCGCATGTATAATAGGAATCATTATAAATAACGGTATCCTTAAGATGTTCATCGGTGCAAAACCCGAACTTTTCATTGATATTGCCCTTATTCGAGACCCAGTCAAATTCTTCATTGTATTTATACACTATTGTGTTACAATACCATTGGACTGAATCAAGCGTCACAATCGAACCATTCAACTTCCTTGTACAACGGCCATAGACATCTGCAGGTCCCGCAACGACCCATTTTCCCGAATTTTTGCATACATACGTCTTGTTGGAATCAGACTTGGCCACAGTACCGAATATTTCAGAGTAGCATTCCCCAAGTTCAGATGCAGGATATTCAAGTTCGACCCATCCTGTCTTGGAACAGGCGTAGCGATTTCCGTTAAAGACAACATTCTTGTGGCGATTTTCATCAATACATGGTTTATCGATATCGTCAAGGGTCGCTTTATGCCACTTTCCATCGGTACACGCATACAGCTCTTCCGTCTTGCCTGTAGAAACATATTTTTCACCATCACTACACACTGACGTTTTTCCAGCATATTCCCACACGTCTCCATCGCAGGTGTAGGCAGAATCTTTATCAATGGCATAGACCATACGGCCACGGTACGTACTTACGCATTGGGGCAAATCCCTGTACTTGTCTACAATGGGCTTTTCCCTTACGCAACGAACACTGCCAAGCCGACTATCATTTTTAAACACATCCAACGAACCCTTCTTTGAAATCGAGACAACGCTATCATCCTTGGTTATATAGTAAGCCATACTGTCCAAATCCGAGCATACGATCGGGGCATCATCTTGCGTCTTGCAACTTCCAGCAAATTGTTTTTTATAGTCTTCCTTGTATTCAAGCAAGAGCCTGTATTCTCCGGCGAGCGGCAACCTGAAACCATCGGGGCAAAGGCTCTGCTCTGCATTGGAATAAAGCCTTCCGTACTTGGCACACAAAGAATCCGAGTAATCGTAGCAGGCGCTCATCGGGCGGGTTGTTTTCAAATCTAGATTCTCGTTTGTCCAGACCAAAATTCCCGAAACCAAAAGGTCATAGGCTTTTTTATTCCGTTCGTCAACTACAGAGCCATCTTCCGCATATTCAATCAGGTCTATAGAATCTGCTTCTACAACAGAGCCCTCCTTAACATCGACAATCGCCTCGATGCTGCTAGAAGACGCGCCCTTGCCGCCACTCACGCTGCTACTGCTGTTTTCTTCAACAGAGGGGGAATCTTCTTCGACATCATGCGAAGAGTCCGAATCATCACCACAGGCGCAGAACAAGACCGCCAATATTCCGCACAAGAATACAGGAATTTTTTTCATCATAATCTCGGAGAACCTCTTCATTATTTGCCCTCCTTCTTAGAACCATTCACACGATAGGTGCTTTTATCCTTGTAACGCTTCCAAAGACCTTTATAACAGAGGTATTTTTCGCCCTGATTTTCTACGATAGCCCCGTCATTTTTCATGGAACAAATGCCAATTTGTTCTTCAAAGCGCTCCAAATGGCGCCACCCTATATAGTCACAAATGACTTTACCGTATTTTGTTGACTGCGATGTTTTTCCGTAATTCTTGGTAGTACACTTATCAAGACCTTCATAAACGTTGTGCCAATAACCATCGCCATTACAATAAACCGGTTTATCAGAATAGGTCGTATCTACGCCCTCATTTTCCTTGTCACACTTTGAAAAACCGGTATATAAAACTGCATGGCTTTCACTTTTTGAATAATAAATACACACAGCAAAAGAGGAGTAGTTCCCGTTAAGGATTTTGCCATCATCTTCCGGCTTGTCACACGAATACATAACAGAATCCTTTGGCCTTATCACGTTTGAATTTGTCCAAGTTTGCCGCCATCTCCCATAATCTTCGCACAGATAATGTTTGTCTCGATAGATGGTCATATCGCCCACTTCAGTAGAATCACAACTTCCGATAATGTCGTTCTGCGTAAACTTTTTCCACCCCGTCGTATCGCACAAATATTCGGTCTTGTCGTCATCTACATCGTAGGAGCCGTTTTCAAACATAAAGAGTTTAGACGGAATACAGGCTCCAAAGCGTTTTTCAAGAGAGTCGTATTCAGCCCATCCGTTTCCGCGACAAACATAAAGCATATTCTTAAAATCAATCGTATCGTTCATGAATTTCGAGGTGCTGTCTTCGCAAGGGCCCTTGTACATTTCGATAGTCGCCTCGCCCCATTCCTTGCCATCGCAGTGATACAGCCTAATTTTACTCCCCGTATACAGCGTGTCAAAGGCACCCGATTTACGATCGTTACAAAGACCCAATGAATCTTCCAGTCCCGTAAATTCGCGCCACTTGGAACTGTCACAGGCGTATTTTTCGCCGTTGAATACAAGGATTTTCCCGCGATTCTCCGAGGAACATTTTTCAGGCGATTTTTCCACGGTCGCATATTGCCATATACCATCTTCGCAAATCATCATGGTGTTGTCGAAGACAATCGTTTTCCCCTCTTCCGTGCACGATTCAGTAAAATCAGGCAACCAGGATTCTTTTTCTGGGTAGCAATGGTAATTTTCCTTTTCATCAAACACGTAAATCACCCTGGGCGGGCTCTTCAAAGACGAATCGCAAGCAGGCAAGTCCTTGGTAGACTTCACAAAGCTCGGGTACTTAATGCAGCGAACATTGTAGTAGCCGTTCTCCTTGGCAGGACCGGTTTTAGCCAACAAGTCACCCTTCTTGATCGAATAGACTTTTCCATCAGAGGTCAAGTAGTTTCCTGTCGTATCGATACCGGAACAAACAAGCGAATCCTTGACCATTTCGCAGGAGCCGCCGTATTCAAGAGCCATACGCTCATCTATTTCACCATGCTTTAAACGGAAGGCATCCAGCACTTCATAGTCTTTTGCCGAGGCCAGATTCTGTCCATCGGGGCATGCCTTATGAGCCGGAACCGCACTTGCCGCAAACAGGCGACCGTAATCATCGCAGTTGCCGTTCTGGTCGTCATAGCACACGCTTTCTACATCATCCGTTTTCTTAGTCACCTTTTCTAGCGACCAGACGATGTTGCCCGTGCGAATCCAATAAGAATAGGTGCCGTAATAGGAATCACGTACGGTATCAATCGAAAATTCGTCTGTCACCGAAAGTTTTGACTTGACATAATCCCTTTCGTCGTTAGGATCACCTTTTTCGTCCTCCGTCTTTTTTCCGGAGTCCAGCTTTTCATCTGAAGCCTGTTCTTCTTCCGGATCCTGTTTTTCATTATCCGAAACTTCAGACTGTTCATTACCGGAGTTTTTTTCTTTTACAGGTTCCTGAGAATTACTATCCGAGCCGCAGCCCACAAAAGCAAACAGCATCGAAACCACCAAGCACTTTATACTCGTAGCAACGACATTTTTCATGTAGTCCTCCTTTCCACAAACAAATCTTGTCTTTAAAAATTACAGCGTTCTAATTTTCTTCACCAGTGAGCGGCTTACCACCAGCTGGGTTGCTGCCTTGTCGCGGAGCACCATCACCATGCGGCCCGCATCACCCTTGCGGCATTCGGCAATGTAGTCGATCGCCACGATATGGGAACGGTGGACTCGGGTAAAATGTTTCGGGTCCAGTTTCTTTTCCAGTTCCACCAGCGGGGTATCAATCACGTACTGACCGTTCACGGTGTAAACTGTCGTGTATTTTTCTTCGCTATGGAAACGGATTACCTCGTCGATGTTCACGAACACAATGCGGTCGCCCACTTTCACCTGCAGACGCTGCAAGTAGAGTCCACTCATATCGACCAGGTTGCGCAGTTTCTCCCAGTTCAAGTCGCTGGGAATCGTCGTGTCGTCGACCTGCGGAATTGCCTTGCGCAGCTTTTCAATAGCAACAGCCAAGCGTTCCGGAGCCACCGGTTTCAAAAGATAGTCTACCGTATTTTCTTCAAAGGCCTTGAGTGCAAAGTTATCAAAAGCTGTGGTAAAAATCACCAGGGGAACAT
This region includes:
- a CDS encoding FISUMP domain-containing protein, with amino-acid sequence MKRFSEIMMKKIPVFLCGILAVLFCACGDDSDSSHDVEEDSPSVEENSSSSVSGGKGASSSSIEAIVDVKEGSVVEADSIDLIEYAEDGSVVDERNKKAYDLLVSGILVWTNENLDLKTTRPMSACYDYSDSLCAKYGRLYSNAEQSLCPDGFRLPLAGEYRLLLEYKEDYKKQFAGSCKTQDDAPIVCSDLDSMAYYITKDDSVVSISKKGSLDVFKNDSRLGSVRCVREKPIVDKYRDLPQCVSTYRGRMVYAIDKDSAYTCDGDVWEYAGKTSVCSDGEKYVSTGKTEELYACTDGKWHKATLDDIDKPCIDENRHKNVVFNGNRYACSKTGWVELEYPASELGECYSEIFGTVAKSDSNKTYVCKNSGKWVVAGPADVYGRCTRKLNGSIVTLDSVQWYCNTIVYKYNEEFDWVSNKGNINEKFGFCTDEHLKDTVIYNDSYYTCGENHEWKKENDTSILPLCNSFSKNVVYDSTVYIGHKEYWCNVMTKSWQLIEHKLFDDQTDSVSCNMKNYGKMYSMNGVKYICSVKSNELEFREATDAELKYGACGLDTVYAITEDGTYYSCKQGYWSNRKLGVCEAKFGLCVKEKDRTELYADSGCFCSDGTWENRKLHIVEQKYEVCETGKNFVLFYGDTTYTCRGSYLSTFPIMSNDYKKVFGNCEGELHGTDTVYYGLRFVCDTTLNTTPRNNWYRYREADSLAGTYCHKAIKDSVVVLRDSSYVACNGRGTWITKDYSKYMSECNEDNEGLVEYNGVTNSVCLGGRWVPADTFHVTDKRDGKEYAAITIDGVTWMAEPLRYVPKGKTVYVERSIYPVEEVEADELVYYPWIVAMNLDEKYEKGFAKGSVIKSNTVVQGACMEGWHIPRYDEIKQKLTDKIYYRLQGFSKTYGDDDIVGIHFMTRNELAVARDTVAGIDSVSSIKKISMDYMWVVDETDDLFLRAPTRANVAVVRTGGLDYMTKIKYSPSLVRCVKDN
- a CDS encoding LytTR family DNA-binding domain-containing protein — encoded protein: MQCTALVIDDEPLARKRIISLLEPYSSEIEILGEAGSGAQAVKMIHEMIPDVVFLDIQMPDMDAFEVLHSLQGDDVPLVIFTTAFDNFALKAFEENTVDYLLKPVAPERLAVAIEKLRKAIPQVDDTTIPSDLNWEKLRNLVDMSGLYLQRLQVKVGDRIVFVNIDEVIRFHSEEKYTTVYTVNGQYVIDTPLVELEKKLDPKHFTRVHRSHIVAIDYIAECRKGDAGRMVMVLRDKAATQLVVSRSLVKKIRTL